One stretch of Elephas maximus indicus isolate mEleMax1 chromosome 22, mEleMax1 primary haplotype, whole genome shotgun sequence DNA includes these proteins:
- the C22H12orf43 gene encoding protein CUSTOS isoform X2: MAAPTGAMSDSDSSSSSSSDAEELARCREAAMPAWGLEQRPKGLQKPRAGAANNQLPATQRSLRLKVDEHEQDGNELQTTPEFRAHVAKKLGALLDSSITISEMEKEPTKAKVQKAASEDDGFRLFFTSIPGDPEKETSPQPHRKRPPSSSSEDSDEEWQRCREAAVSASDIFQESAIHGPIKVEKEAKKKKKKWKKKAKEEANASVATATTTTSGTAVQKQEKEIAKLSRDQASLGTKKKKKAKTSEAPQFLPAKSAAAVLAN, from the exons ATGGCGGCGCCCACAGGCGCCATGAGCGATTCcgatagcagcagcagcagcagcagcgatgCGGAGGAGCTGGCGCGGTGCCGTGAGGCGGCGATGCCGGCCTGGGGCTTGGAGCAGCGCCCAAAGGGTCTTCAGAAGCCTAGAGCTG GTGCTGCAAATAACCAGTTGCCAGCCACCCAACGGAGCCTCAG GCTTAAGGTGGATGAGCACGAACAAGATGGCAATGAGCTTCAGACCACCCCCGAATTCCGAGCTCACGTAGCCAAAAAGCTGGGAGCCCTACTGGACAG CTCCATTACCATCTCAGAAATGGAGAAGGAGCCAACAAAGGCCAAGGTACAGAAAGCTGCCTCAGAGGATGATG GCTTCCGCCTTTTCTTCACATCCATTCCTGGTGACCCTGAGAAGGAAACTTCTCCCCAGCCCCACCGGAAGCGACCGCCCTCCAGCTCCAG CGAGGACAGCGACGAGGAGTGGCAGAGGTGCCGGGAGGCAGCTGTGTCAGCCTCCGACATTTTCCAGGAATCAGCCATCCATGGCCCTATCAAGGTAGAGAAAgaggcaaagaagaagaaaaagaagtggaaaaagaaaGCCAAGGAGGAGGCCAATGCCAGTGTGgccacagccaccaccaccacaagtGGAACTGCGGTCCAAAAGCAAGAAAAGGAGATAGCCAAGCTCAGTAGGGACCAGGCATCACTtggaaccaaaaagaagaaaaaagcaaagacTAGTGAAGCTCCCCAGTTCCTGCCAGCAAAGAGTGCAGCAGCCGTGCTTGCAAACTGA
- the C22H12orf43 gene encoding protein CUSTOS isoform X3 has product MDGAANNQLPATQRSLRLKVDEHEQDGNELQTTPEFRAHVAKKLGALLDSSITISEMEKEPTKAKVQKAASEDDGFRLFFTSIPGDPEKETSPQPHRKRPPSSSSSEDSDEEWQRCREAAVSASDIFQESAIHGPIKVEKEAKKKKKKWKKKAKEEANASVATATTTTSGTAVQKQEKEIAKLSRDQASLGTKKKKKAKTSEAPQFLPAKSAAAVLAN; this is encoded by the exons ATGGATG GTGCTGCAAATAACCAGTTGCCAGCCACCCAACGGAGCCTCAG GCTTAAGGTGGATGAGCACGAACAAGATGGCAATGAGCTTCAGACCACCCCCGAATTCCGAGCTCACGTAGCCAAAAAGCTGGGAGCCCTACTGGACAG CTCCATTACCATCTCAGAAATGGAGAAGGAGCCAACAAAGGCCAAGGTACAGAAAGCTGCCTCAGAGGATGATG GCTTCCGCCTTTTCTTCACATCCATTCCTGGTGACCCTGAGAAGGAAACTTCTCCCCAGCCCCACCGGAAGCGACCGCCCTCCAGCTCCAG CAGCGAGGACAGCGACGAGGAGTGGCAGAGGTGCCGGGAGGCAGCTGTGTCAGCCTCCGACATTTTCCAGGAATCAGCCATCCATGGCCCTATCAAGGTAGAGAAAgaggcaaagaagaagaaaaagaagtggaaaaagaaaGCCAAGGAGGAGGCCAATGCCAGTGTGgccacagccaccaccaccacaagtGGAACTGCGGTCCAAAAGCAAGAAAAGGAGATAGCCAAGCTCAGTAGGGACCAGGCATCACTtggaaccaaaaagaagaaaaaagcaaagacTAGTGAAGCTCCCCAGTTCCTGCCAGCAAAGAGTGCAGCAGCCGTGCTTGCAAACTGA
- the C22H12orf43 gene encoding protein CUSTOS isoform X1, translating into MAAPTGAMSDSDSSSSSSSDAEELARCREAAMPAWGLEQRPKGLQKPRAGAANNQLPATQRSLRLKVDEHEQDGNELQTTPEFRAHVAKKLGALLDSSITISEMEKEPTKAKVQKAASEDDGFRLFFTSIPGDPEKETSPQPHRKRPPSSSSSEDSDEEWQRCREAAVSASDIFQESAIHGPIKVEKEAKKKKKKWKKKAKEEANASVATATTTTSGTAVQKQEKEIAKLSRDQASLGTKKKKKAKTSEAPQFLPAKSAAAVLAN; encoded by the exons ATGGCGGCGCCCACAGGCGCCATGAGCGATTCcgatagcagcagcagcagcagcagcgatgCGGAGGAGCTGGCGCGGTGCCGTGAGGCGGCGATGCCGGCCTGGGGCTTGGAGCAGCGCCCAAAGGGTCTTCAGAAGCCTAGAGCTG GTGCTGCAAATAACCAGTTGCCAGCCACCCAACGGAGCCTCAG GCTTAAGGTGGATGAGCACGAACAAGATGGCAATGAGCTTCAGACCACCCCCGAATTCCGAGCTCACGTAGCCAAAAAGCTGGGAGCCCTACTGGACAG CTCCATTACCATCTCAGAAATGGAGAAGGAGCCAACAAAGGCCAAGGTACAGAAAGCTGCCTCAGAGGATGATG GCTTCCGCCTTTTCTTCACATCCATTCCTGGTGACCCTGAGAAGGAAACTTCTCCCCAGCCCCACCGGAAGCGACCGCCCTCCAGCTCCAG CAGCGAGGACAGCGACGAGGAGTGGCAGAGGTGCCGGGAGGCAGCTGTGTCAGCCTCCGACATTTTCCAGGAATCAGCCATCCATGGCCCTATCAAGGTAGAGAAAgaggcaaagaagaagaaaaagaagtggaaaaagaaaGCCAAGGAGGAGGCCAATGCCAGTGTGgccacagccaccaccaccacaagtGGAACTGCGGTCCAAAAGCAAGAAAAGGAGATAGCCAAGCTCAGTAGGGACCAGGCATCACTtggaaccaaaaagaagaaaaaagcaaagacTAGTGAAGCTCCCCAGTTCCTGCCAGCAAAGAGTGCAGCAGCCGTGCTTGCAAACTGA